ttCGTCGTCAGTATATCGGCTTTTAATCACGTTTAGTCTCTTGTACGTTTACGTACAGTttctggctgcagttcacttaatggccaccagtgtcgctaataacaagagtttctgaattctacatccTTTTAAAGAGTATTTCATCTCATCTACTGGTCTGATCTTTTATATCTAAAATGGGCGGtgatgtttttctgttttcagaAATCAAAGTGCTCATTATCTGCCCTGTTGGCCACTGGAGGTTTGATCGTGTTAGGGGTTTTATTGGCCATAGTGGTAATAGAGAAATTAAAGAACGAAGATCAAATCAATGAGGATTTGAGTCCCCATCACACTCCGACATGCTGTAATGGTGCCATCCCGAATGAGCAGAGCAGGTGTGTGAACTTcctgttttcatattttcactTCCTGCCACCTTCTGCACTCCTGGAGTTTCAGACTCAAGAGTTTAAAAGACGAACGTCTCTTTGTCTTTTTGATTTTGCTGACTACATGGGCACATTGAGAGCTGACCTTTGGATTCaatttcattttcttaaaaaagaaaCTTACTTGCATGAATTTCCCAAGTTAAATCCCCTCATACAACCACAATTTATGATCATCACACTGTTTATCTTTTAGAGAAGTCATCACATTTGATATCAGTGGACGAATGAAATACCGTGATATCATGGCGAAatcatttaaacaaattatttacaatttaaatctttaaatgtgCTTAGCTTTCCTAAGTATAAAAATAGTTCAGTTAATGCTAAATCAAATGTAGTTGCTTtgccattttcatttaaattgtagtaaaagttttattaactttttgtgtgttttgtaagtttttattttattattattttgtctatttagtttttattaagatttattatagttttattttattcagtttacgtattttagtactttaactacaaatgaaaaaatgttgccttggcaaatagctgaaatcattttttttttttttttaaatattttattttatttcagttaacatttactTTACTTCAGGTAACAAAAATGGTTTATGGTTTTAGATCTAGTTAATAATAaccctaaaaataaataaagtaaataataataaaataaaataaccctaataataatttttatttcaggtaaaaaaacaacaacttttttcacgattttagttttagatttagtttaataataataagttgaTTGTAAGTTGGATAATGATAAGTTGATCCGGTCTGTTCTGGACGTGACTGTTTCTTCGTTTTCTCCCAGCATTGTTCTTGTTGAGAGTTTTCCTCTCTGTATGGATTACGGGAGAAACGCCTCCACTGGGAAAAGCCTGTATGAAGCCTGGAAGCATCTTCTGTCTTTGGCCACCAAACAAATCGAAGTGGCGTCTTTCTACTGGTCTCTCACGGCCGAAGACATCAACGTGAACTCCACCACTGACAGAGCTGTAAGATTCATTCACACTCAACAGTTTTTACATATGGAAATATTGGTGGTTTTGAACCTTTTGATTAACATGTCATTTTTGTGTCTCAGGGCAGAGACATTTTAGAAGAGTTCAGAGCGTTGCCGTCTAGAAACGTGTCCGTGCGAGTGGTGACCAGCATCCCCACTGTGGCTCACAATTCAACAGACTTACAAGTCCTGAAAGAAAATGGTCAGGAATTATGCAGCCTTATTTTTGATTTGACAAACTTCAAACTAGTTTCTTTTTATATACTgacatgcattattttttactttaacttttaatttttaataatgctttacaataaagtttaattagttaacatgaactaacaatgaaaaattatCTTGAAATCGATCAAAAGACATTTTCCTTCAGTCCTGACTGTGTGTGTCTTCATGTAGGAATACAGATACGGCGAGTGAACTTCGGCCGCTTGACTAAAGGAATTCTTCACACTAAGTTCTGGATTGTGGAcgggaaacacatttacatcgGCAGCGCCAACATGGACTGGAGAGCTTTAACGCAGGTCTGAACCAACATTTGCATTCGTGCGTTTAacacgcttttatccaaagtgatttACAAGAGAGAAGCTTAAACAATTAGTTTCATAGCCAACAGTATTCGCAATATACACTGCCATGTTTATGAGAAAGAAGCTAGATTAGActctttttatgttttgttttgcatgtgCATTGGTTTAGGCTTGTAAAGTATTGTGGTTGAAGTCGGCAAACGGAAGTTATGctcgtcttttcttctctattgtgctGTATATCCGGTATGGTGAGAATTCGAGTCCCCTCTAGGACCCAGTTtcttattgtttgaaaatgcattataatgaccattaatgtcttttaaatgacatggttcatatactagtatataactgaagctataggactccatttcccatgacaccggcttctcaaacaagaacaaatgtagggcggggcttgattttgtctgtgaggaattgattggatggttgtggtttgctattggaggatctcatgtgagtgacaggttgccccgccctcattatcagagaagagatgctgcaagatggagggaggagaagatattctgattcaagatgaatttaaaacaataatgatgtgcaccgataaatcagttataataaatgctgcaatatGATTTTAATGGAGACTTTAAGTGCCGgtggaagaggtttgttttcAGCTGCTTCTTGAAGGTTGTGATGCTTTCAGCAGATTCAGATCGATTAATCtgacgtgtgtgtgtctgaTAAACCTCTCCAGGTCAAAGAGCTCGGCGTGGTGATCTATAACTCCAGCGGTTTGGCTGCTGACCTGCACAAGATCTTCCAGTCGTACTGGGTCATGGGTCGGTCCAACGCATCCATCCCAGATCCGTGGCCGTCCACCTACGACACCTTCATCAACGAGGAGCGTCCGCTGCTGCTCAACCTCAGCGGTGTAGCCAGTCAAGTTTACATCACGGTGATTTCACTCGCATATATCGTCATGGATCGCAAAAACAAATTCATTTACGGTATTTTAGAGaaaccttatgcgccagagaaacaagcagcAGTGTTTTAgcagtagctctgtatatttctatggcatcactggtgagcagaagagacttctttgtAAAACAAGCTTCATCTCTCGTCTTCCTCAGGCCTCTCCGCCTGCGTTCTGTCCGGACTCTCGCACCCAAGACCTTGACGCTATCCTGTCGGCCATCAGAGGAGCGCAAGACTTCATACATGTCTCGGTCATGGAGTATTATCCCGCTTCGAAGTTCTTTCATCATCACGGGTGAATGAGTTTTCTCTTTCTGGAGTCACTAGTCTAGTCAAGTCACAAATCTCAATTCAAACACCTACGCGATCTTATTCCCAAATGAGAACGATTCGGCTCTGTATGTTAAAGCTTtcacagcgaacattcagatctgcgttctgatccagagagagccgttGTGAAACAGTCTTTTCAGCCGCACAGTAtaattatttctgtcttacaataaTCAAGTAAGAAAGCAACTTGGCGCTTCAGATAAAGATTGCTTCAATGACATTGTTTCCTCAGTGACTGTTAAAACATGTgtatgtcattgaatcattcatttaagagattcgttcaaaaaacactgattcatccagtaatgaaaaaagtgaagtctttatgagtgagt
This window of the Ctenopharyngodon idella isolate HZGC_01 chromosome 17, HZGC01, whole genome shotgun sequence genome carries:
- the LOC127498267 gene encoding 5'-3' exonuclease PLD4 isoform X5; protein product: MTIMCPIPGIVLVESFPLCMDYGRNASTGKSLYEAWKHLLSLATKQIEVASFYWSLTAEDINVNSTTDRAGRDILEEFRALPSRNVSVRVVTSIPTVAHNSTDLQVLKENGIQIRRVNFGRLTKGILHTKFWIVDGKHIYIGSANMDWRALTQVKELGVVIYNSSGLAADLHKIFQSYWVMGRSNASIPDPWPSTYDTFINEERPLLLNLSGVASQVYITASPPAFCPDSRTQDLDAILSAIRGAQDFIHVSVMEYYPASKFFHHHGYWPVIEDALKRSAFEKNVSVCLLVSCGQETDPSIWPFLRSLDALHSPSNNINIAVRLFIIPAGNQSHIPYTRVNHNKYMVTDKVAYVGTSNWSADYFNTTAGVGLVVSQDALPSALPGNTFQQQLSAVFDRDWNSQFAVPLAELKQNHDCVFSKSTP
- the LOC127498267 gene encoding 5'-3' exonuclease PLD4 isoform X2; this translates as MRKQHLLQHADCVSSLHFITYSLFCVDLLQKYKHVSAVCLCKVCRCQSASPCSAFRSTRLRDVQELTSPYKSLHDNYVSNTRKSKCSLSALLATGGLIVLGVLLAIVVIEKLKNEDQINEDLSPHHTPTCCNGAIPNEQSSIVLVESFPLCMDYGRNASTGKSLYEAWKHLLSLATKQIEVASFYWSLTAEDINVNSTTDRAGRDILEEFRALPSRNVSVRVVTSIPTVAHNSTDLQVLKENGIQIRRVNFGRLTKGILHTKFWIVDGKHIYIGSANMDWRALTQVKELGVVIYNSSGLAADLHKIFQSYWVMGRSNASIPDPWPSTYDTFINEERPLLLNLSGVASQVYITASPPAFCPDSRTQDLDAILSAIRGAQDFIHVSVMEYYPASKFFHHHGYWPVIEDALKRSAFEKNVSVCLLVSCGQETDPSIWPFLRSLDALHSPSNNINIAVRLFIIPAGNQSHIPYTRVNHNKYMVTDKVAYVGTSNWSADYFNTTAGVGLVVSQDALPSALPGNTFQQQLSAVFDRDWNSQFAVPLAELKQNHDCVFSKSTP
- the LOC127498267 gene encoding 5'-3' exonuclease PLD4 isoform X1, with product MRIFPFMRHTRKQHLLQHADCVSSLHFITYSLFCVDLLQKYKHVSAVCLCKVCRCQSASPCSAFRSTRLRDVQELTSPYKSLHDNYVSNTRKSKCSLSALLATGGLIVLGVLLAIVVIEKLKNEDQINEDLSPHHTPTCCNGAIPNEQSSIVLVESFPLCMDYGRNASTGKSLYEAWKHLLSLATKQIEVASFYWSLTAEDINVNSTTDRAGRDILEEFRALPSRNVSVRVVTSIPTVAHNSTDLQVLKENGIQIRRVNFGRLTKGILHTKFWIVDGKHIYIGSANMDWRALTQVKELGVVIYNSSGLAADLHKIFQSYWVMGRSNASIPDPWPSTYDTFINEERPLLLNLSGVASQVYITASPPAFCPDSRTQDLDAILSAIRGAQDFIHVSVMEYYPASKFFHHHGYWPVIEDALKRSAFEKNVSVCLLVSCGQETDPSIWPFLRSLDALHSPSNNINIAVRLFIIPAGNQSHIPYTRVNHNKYMVTDKVAYVGTSNWSADYFNTTAGVGLVVSQDALPSALPGNTFQQQLSAVFDRDWNSQFAVPLAELKQNHDCVFSKSTP
- the LOC127498267 gene encoding 5'-3' exonuclease PLD4 isoform X4; this encodes MFFCFQKSKCSLSALLATGGLIVLGVLLAIVVIEKLKNEDQINEDLSPHHTPTCCNDAIPNEQSSIVLVESFPLCMDYGRNASTGKSLYEAWKHLLSLATKQIEVASFYWSLTAEDINVNSTTDRAGRDILEEFRALPSRNVSVRVVTSIPTVAHNSTDLQVLKENGIQIRRVNFGRLTKGILHTKFWIVDGKHIYIGSANMDWRALTQVKELGVVIYNSSGLAADLHKIFQSYWVMGRSNASIPDPWPSTYDTFINEERPLLLNLSGVASQVYITASPPAFCPDSRTQDLDAILSAIRGAQDFIHVSVMEYYPASKFFHHHGYWPVIEDALKRSAFEKNVSVCLLVSCGQETDPSIWPFLRSLDALHSPSNNINIAVRLFIIPAGNQSHIPYTRVNHNKYMVTDKVAYVGTSNWSADYFNTTAGVGLVVSQDALPSALPGNTFQQQLSAVFDRDWNSQFAVPLAELKQNHDCVFSKSTP
- the LOC127498267 gene encoding 5'-3' exonuclease PLD4 isoform X3; the protein is MPTASTRLRDVQELTSPYKSLHDNYVSNTRKSKCSLSALLATGGLIVLGVLLAIVVIEKLKNEDQINEDLSPHHTPTCCNGAIPNEQSSIVLVESFPLCMDYGRNASTGKSLYEAWKHLLSLATKQIEVASFYWSLTAEDINVNSTTDRAGRDILEEFRALPSRNVSVRVVTSIPTVAHNSTDLQVLKENGIQIRRVNFGRLTKGILHTKFWIVDGKHIYIGSANMDWRALTQVKELGVVIYNSSGLAADLHKIFQSYWVMGRSNASIPDPWPSTYDTFINEERPLLLNLSGVASQVYITASPPAFCPDSRTQDLDAILSAIRGAQDFIHVSVMEYYPASKFFHHHGYWPVIEDALKRSAFEKNVSVCLLVSCGQETDPSIWPFLRSLDALHSPSNNINIAVRLFIIPAGNQSHIPYTRVNHNKYMVTDKVAYVGTSNWSADYFNTTAGVGLVVSQDALPSALPGNTFQQQLSAVFDRDWNSQFAVPLAELKQNHDCVFSKSTP